DNA sequence from the Nitrospira sp. genome:
CCATCACTACAACGTGCCCCAGTTCTTGAAATATCGCAGCAAATCGCGCACGGAAATCATACCGACTACCCGGCCCTCTTCCGTGATCACCAGGTGCCGGATGCCTCGCTCGGCCATCACATCGCTCGCTTCGTGCGCCGACTGGGCGATATCGATCGTCATGACCGGCGTACTCATGACCGAACGCGCAACGATCTGTTCAGCCGACGCCCCGCTGGCCATGGCTTTCCGGACAAGATCGGCCTCGCTGACGATGCCCACGTAATCACCGTGGTCGGCGACTAACATCGCGCCCACCCGCGCATCACGCAATCGCTGCGCCACCACCAGCAGGGAATCATCGGGGCGCACCGTA
Encoded proteins:
- a CDS encoding CBS domain-containing protein — translated: MAVVGGPIQRPLAMIMRPISNTVRPDDSLLVVAQRLRDARVGAMLVADHGDYVGIVSEADLVRKAMASGASAEQIVARSVMSTPVMTIDIAQSAHEASDVMAERGIRHLVITEEGRVVGMISVRDLLRYFKNWGTL